The Triticum aestivum cultivar Chinese Spring chromosome 4B, IWGSC CS RefSeq v2.1, whole genome shotgun sequence sequence AAGTTGAACTAAATCCGCGTGGGTGGTCACAAAAGCCGATGAAGCTGTCTTATCATTTGAGACTTGCAGAACTTGATAACAATACCACAAGCAGGAAATGACAATTTTACTCTAGGAAGCCTGTATCGGGCAGTCATCTTATCTTTTGGATGCTACCTTTCTTTTTCTTCCATGCAGTAAATAGTTGGGCATGTGCACAGGGTGCAACTTGCTTCTTCAGAAGATAGAATTTTCAGGCACATTACGCACACTATCAGGTAAATGTACTTATTCCTTTATACACTTGAAGCTGAATAGTCTGACTACTTGCTTAGGCAATGCATTTTATTCAGTTCAATCAACTCGGAATAATACCCGAAGAAACTGGGAAAACGAAATGACTTATGCAATTGCAAAAAAATTACTTCAGATGCCAGAAACCCTCGATTTGAATTTAAGACCTACCGCGCTGCACTTATGAACTAAAATGTTACGGATGGGAGTGATTCCAGAACTTGAACTGTTTCTCCAGAAATATTGAACATAAGGCACTGACCTTTCGCCCTACAGGCCAGAAATGCGAATTCAGAGGAGCGCAGGGGTCCAAGTGAAACAAAAACGTCGGACGAAACGAAACAGACGGCCGAGACCGGCCGAGAGCGAGGCGTCCCGAATCTCAACGCTTCATTCAGGCAGCGGCGGCGCGATGCAGGCACTGGCGCGAGCGGCGCGGGTGctgtggccggcggcggcggcggggagggcgcAGGCGCAGGCGCAGACGCAGGCGGCGCGGGGGATCGTGGTGCAGGTGAGGGACGGCAACCTGGAGCGCGCGCTGCAGGTGATGGAGCGCAAGATGCGGTCCAGCGGCATCGAGCGGCTCATCAAGCGCCGGACGGAGCACCACGTCAAGAACTCGGAGAAGCGCGTGCTCGCGCGCAAGGCGCTCATGGCGCGCGTCCGCTCCCAGGAGCTC is a genomic window containing:
- the LOC123090752 gene encoding uncharacterized protein produces the protein MQALARAARVLWPAAAAGRAQAQAQTQAARGIVVQVRDGNLERALQVMERKMRSSGIERLIKRRTEHHVKNSEKRVLARKALMARVRSQELGKSLRDILIKKIRGQ